A portion of the Clostridium gelidum genome contains these proteins:
- a CDS encoding IS3 family transposase — protein sequence MSRVGRSIHNGPMEGFFWILKSEMYHLREFYTYVELEQAIDEYIEFYNTKRLQKKLKGMAPIEYRSHTLSV from the coding sequence ATGTCTAGAGTTGGTCGCAGTATACATAATGGACCTATGGAAGGATTTTTTTGGATACTAAAATCAGAAATGTATCACCTAAGGGAATTCTATACATATGTAGAACTTGAGCAAGCTATTGATGAATATATAGAATTTTATAATACAAAAAGACTACAGAAAAAATTAAAAGGCATGGCTCCAATTGAATATCGTAGCCACACCTTATCAGTATAA